A portion of the Blattabacterium clevelandi genome contains these proteins:
- the rpmB gene encoding 50S ribosomal protein L28 — protein sequence MSKVCELTGKKAMIGNRVSHANNKNKRRFNINLCKKRFFLTKEKKWITLKICTSVIKLINKIGIENTLKRFKYKYYGKERK from the coding sequence ATGTCAAAAGTTTGTGAACTTACAGGAAAAAAAGCAATGATAGGGAATCGAGTTTCTCATGCTAATAATAAAAATAAACGTCGTTTCAATATAAATTTATGCAAAAAACGTTTTTTTTTAACAAAAGAAAAAAAATGGATTACTTTAAAAATTTGTACTTCTGTTATTAAATTGATTAATAAAATTGGAATTGAAAATACATTAAAACGTTTTAAATATAAATATTATGGGAAAGAAAGGAAATAG